In Streptomyces sp. P9-A4, the genomic window TCACCCGACGACCTGTGGTGGTCCGGTTCCGGGACCCGCCCCGCGACCGTGGACGCACTCCGCGCGGCCGTCCAGGAGGCCCATCTCGTACCGCTGCACGCGGCCCTCGGCCGCGACGGACGGATCTCCCGCCGCCTGCTCTGGGGGAACGCGGGCTCCGCCCTCGCCGGGGCGCTGCGCGAACTGACCCGGTGGGCCCGCGCCCACGGCCGCCCGGACGTGGCCGAGCGGGCCGCCGCCCTGGTCTCCGGACTGCTGGACCACCCCGACCTCGCCGGCACCGTACGGGGTCCCCGGCTGCGCCGCGTCAGCTGCTGCCTCTACTACCGCTGTCCCGGGGCCGGACTCTGCGGAGACTGTGTCTTCGACCACGCCCCCCGAACGGGTTTGGAGGCGCGGCCCCCCGCTCCGTAAAGTTGCAGTTTCGAAAGCCCGCGAACGGCGACCCGCCCACGAACGGCGTACGAGCGAACGAGGAACCCGAAGGCCATGACGGTGACCGAAGAAACCCAGGACTACGGGCCGGGCGTCGACCCCGAACGCCTGGCCGTCTGTCTCGGCGTCCTCGACGAGCTCGACAAGCTGGACGTCGACCACCCGGACGCGATCCGCGTCCGGCGCGCCACCGCCGGCATCTACCGGACGGTGAAGCAGCGCCGCCGCCAGGAGCGCCGGGCCGCGAAGACCGCCAACGACAAGGCGGTCACGGAGGCCACGGCCACCGGTTCCGCGCAGCGCATCGACGACGAGACCGAGGGCATCCTGCCCTCCTCCGTCACCGAGGAGGGCCGGATCGCCGGGATACTCCAGCGCCCCCGGTCCTGCTACGTCTGCAAGACGCGGTTCGTCGAGGTCGACTACTTCTACCACCAGCTCTGCCAGAACTGCGCGGCCTTGAACCGGTCCAAGCGCGAGGCCCGCACCGACCTCACCGGCAAGCGCGCCCTGCTCACCGGCGGCCGGGCCAAGATCGGCATGTACATCGCGCTGCGGCTGCTGCGCGACGGCGCCCACACCACCATCACCACGCGCTTCCCCAAGGACGCCATCCGCCGCTTCAAGGCGATGGAGGACTCCGGGGACTGGATGCACCGCCTGGAAGTCGTCGGCATCGACCTGCGCGACCCCGCCCAGGCGGTGGCGCTCGCGGACCAGATGACCGAGGCCGGTCCGCTCGACATCCTGATCAACAACGCGACGCAGACCGTGCGCCGGCTGCCCTCCGCCTACGCCGCCCTCGTCGACGGCGAGAGCGCGCCGCTGCCCGCCGGCGAGCTGCCCGCCCACCATGTCATCGGCGCGTTCAACTCGGGCGCGGTCGGCGAGCTCGTCGGCTCGTCCGAGCTGCCCGCGGGCGTGCGCGACCTGGAGGCGCAGCAGGTCGCGGACCTGGCCCTGGTCGCGGGCAACGCCAGCATCGCCCGGCACCTCGACGGCACCGCCATCGACGCGGGCGGCCTCGTGCCGGACGTCGTCGATTCCAACACCTGGGTGCAGAGCATCGAGCAGATCTCCCCGGTGGAGCTGCTGGAGACCCAGCTGTGCAACTACACGGCGCCGTTCATCCTGATCAGCAAGCTGCGCCCGGCCATGGCCGACGCGGCGCGCAAGGCGTCCAGCGGGCGTTCCTACGTCGTGAACGTCTCCGCGATGGAGGGCGTGTTCAGCCGCGGCTACAAGGGCGCGGGGCACCCGAACACCAACGCCGCCAAGGCCGCCATGAACATGGTGACGCGGACCAGCGGTGAGGAGATGTTCACCACCGACGGCATCCTCATGACCTCGGTCGACACCGGCTGGATCACCGACGAGCGTCCGCACTTCGACAAGCTGCGGCTGGCCGAGGCCGGTTTCCACGCCCCGCTCGACCTGGTCGACGGCGCGGCCCGCGTCTACGACCCGATCGTGCGCGGCGAGGACGGCGATGACCTGTACGGCTGCTTCCTCAAGGACTACGCCCCCGCCAACTGGTAGTCCCCGCCGGCCCGCGTCCAGGCCACCGCAAGAGCGCCCCACCGGTTCGGTGGGGCGCTCTTGCGGCTCGGTTCACCCGATCGCGTCACACTTTGGAGCCCGGTAGAGCGCGGGCGCGCTCATTTGGTTACTCTGATGTCCACGGTCGGCCACCGAGGAGACACACCGTCCTCACGGCCTTCCAGGGACAGGCCTTCCACCAAGGCCGCGGTCCCGCCCGACGACCGGCGCCACCGCGACCGACCGGCAATGTCCTACAGGTACGCGACACAAAGGAGTGCGCGGTGACACCCGAACTGACGAAGCAGGAACCGAGACCGGTCGAACACAAGGACCGGCCGCGACGGAACGGCGAGCTGGGGAGCCTTGAGGTCTGGGCCCACGCGGCCCCGATCCGGCTCGCGGGCTACGAGGACGACCTCGCCGAGCCCCACATCCTGCCCGGCATCGACTGAGCCCCCTCAGGTCACCCCGGTGCCCCCCCGCCGCTCGCGGCGCGGGGGCACCGGCGCGTTCAGCGGGGCCCGCGCGCGGGCTCCCGCAGCCGGGTCGGCGGCAGGTACTCCCGTACCGGCGTCCGGTGCCACCAGGCCCCGGTCGCGCGGAGCTCGCGCCAGGTCGTGTAGCGGTACCGGTACAGCCGGGCCCGGACGAAGACCGGCGGCGCGTCCGGGAAGGGGTTGTGGGCCAGGAGCCGCAGGGTGTCCCGGTCGCCGTCGAGCAGCCGCTCGACGAA contains:
- a CDS encoding (2Fe-2S)-binding protein — its product is MDLVESGSVGGFFALRTTPPETGGAHRPLALLYAGEDGPLHARVDRVAARLGAPERRVGASVAHLGLAARLWSTALGPAALHGRFPDLDPAGLHWDGALSSPDDLWWSGSGTRPATVDALRAAVQEAHLVPLHAALGRDGRISRRLLWGNAGSALAGALRELTRWARAHGRPDVAERAAALVSGLLDHPDLAGTVRGPRLRRVSCCLYYRCPGAGLCGDCVFDHAPRTGLEARPPAP
- a CDS encoding SDR family NAD(P)-dependent oxidoreductase; the encoded protein is MTVTEETQDYGPGVDPERLAVCLGVLDELDKLDVDHPDAIRVRRATAGIYRTVKQRRRQERRAAKTANDKAVTEATATGSAQRIDDETEGILPSSVTEEGRIAGILQRPRSCYVCKTRFVEVDYFYHQLCQNCAALNRSKREARTDLTGKRALLTGGRAKIGMYIALRLLRDGAHTTITTRFPKDAIRRFKAMEDSGDWMHRLEVVGIDLRDPAQAVALADQMTEAGPLDILINNATQTVRRLPSAYAALVDGESAPLPAGELPAHHVIGAFNSGAVGELVGSSELPAGVRDLEAQQVADLALVAGNASIARHLDGTAIDAGGLVPDVVDSNTWVQSIEQISPVELLETQLCNYTAPFILISKLRPAMADAARKASSGRSYVVNVSAMEGVFSRGYKGAGHPNTNAAKAAMNMVTRTSGEEMFTTDGILMTSVDTGWITDERPHFDKLRLAEAGFHAPLDLVDGAARVYDPIVRGEDGDDLYGCFLKDYAPANW